Proteins from one Crocosphaera sp. UHCC 0190 genomic window:
- a CDS encoding response regulator transcription factor → MRLLLIEDDPDLSNSIKAELKRAGYAVDVAFDGEQGEFLGMTESYDVVILDLGLPKISGLEVLRLWREADNNVPVIILTARDSWHEKVDGFKAGADDYLGKPFHFEELLARIQAILKRVQHRPQEKLSAFGIELDEEQQTVLINGQEQVILTALEFRLLRYLMTHPNKVLSKNQLMEHIYEYDGDPGSNVIEVYINRLRHIVGKDLIVNRRGQGYIFGENI, encoded by the coding sequence ATGCGGTTACTCTTAATTGAAGATGATCCGGATTTATCAAACTCAATAAAAGCGGAATTGAAACGTGCAGGTTATGCTGTAGATGTTGCTTTTGATGGAGAGCAAGGAGAATTTTTAGGCATGACTGAAAGCTATGATGTTGTTATTCTAGACCTGGGTTTGCCAAAAATATCTGGTTTAGAAGTATTAAGACTTTGGCGTGAAGCAGACAACAATGTACCTGTAATTATATTAACGGCACGAGATTCCTGGCATGAAAAAGTCGATGGTTTTAAAGCTGGTGCTGATGATTATCTCGGCAAACCTTTTCATTTTGAGGAACTTTTAGCCCGTATTCAGGCAATTCTTAAACGGGTTCAACATCGTCCCCAAGAAAAACTTAGCGCGTTTGGTATTGAACTTGATGAAGAGCAACAAACTGTATTAATTAATGGTCAAGAGCAGGTTATATTAACAGCTTTAGAATTTCGCTTGTTACGTTATTTAATGACCCATCCCAACAAGGTTTTAAGCAAAAACCAGCTAATGGAACATATTTATGAATATGATGGTGATCCAGGAAGTAATGTTATAGAAGTTTATATTAACCGATTGCGGCATATTGTGGGTAAAGATTTAATTGTTAACCGTCGTGGTCAAGGTTATATATTCGGTGAAAATATATGA
- a CDS encoding sensor histidine kinase: MMSLQQRLNRGLILILCVVLFLQWLASDLVISAVVEKQMTTRLTHDGDSLIDTLIPNSKNQLLFNSFHVGSVYEQAFSGHYYVIVIDKNLYYSKSLQNIPLKVKHLDAGEKNLYHLKDGPKHQPLLVLGRNFNRLGHQVSISIAEDLTNIHHDISDIRLAYLGLCLIILLLSIVLQTINVKQSLQPLKIIQKQLIDVTNGKEQQITVKKVPKEIKPLVIEINRLLLLVVRRLQQSRTAIGNLAHALKTPLAMLFRIAENPIFIEHPELQEQLLTQTSAIHRYIERELKRARISGGQQTITVFNPHQELTALIHLLKKIYAEKNLQIELKSPNELVNFDREDLLELIGNLLDNAFKWAQQRILVEISFTDNLVVAIADDGPGCKEADISLLPQRGLRLDELIKGHGLGLTIVHDIVEFYGGSLDFSRSPQLGGFLVTVILPLAQKNWT; encoded by the coding sequence ATGATGTCTTTACAACAACGATTAAATCGTGGTTTGATATTAATCCTCTGTGTTGTGTTGTTTCTTCAATGGTTAGCCTCTGATCTGGTGATTAGTGCTGTTGTAGAAAAACAAATGACTACTCGCTTGACTCATGACGGTGATTCTCTAATAGACACCCTGATCCCTAATAGTAAAAATCAATTGCTTTTTAATAGTTTTCATGTCGGTTCAGTCTACGAGCAAGCATTTTCAGGACACTATTATGTAATAGTCATTGACAAGAATTTATATTACTCAAAATCTTTACAAAATATACCTTTGAAGGTTAAACATTTAGATGCTGGAGAAAAAAATCTTTATCATCTTAAGGATGGACCAAAACATCAACCATTGCTTGTTCTGGGACGTAATTTTAATCGATTAGGACATCAAGTTAGTATCAGTATTGCTGAAGATTTAACCAATATACATCATGATATTTCTGATATTCGCCTTGCTTATTTGGGTTTATGTTTAATAATTCTGTTGTTATCAATTGTTTTGCAAACCATCAATGTTAAACAATCTTTACAACCACTTAAGATTATCCAAAAACAATTGATAGATGTTACTAACGGTAAAGAACAACAAATTACGGTGAAGAAAGTACCAAAAGAAATTAAGCCGTTAGTAATTGAAATTAACCGTCTGTTATTGTTAGTGGTTCGCCGTTTGCAACAATCACGCACAGCTATCGGAAATCTGGCCCATGCCTTAAAAACACCACTTGCAATGTTATTTAGAATTGCAGAAAACCCCATTTTTATCGAGCATCCTGAATTACAAGAACAACTGCTAACACAGACATCAGCTATTCATCGTTATATTGAACGTGAACTGAAACGCGCCCGTATTTCTGGTGGTCAGCAAACAATTACCGTATTTAATCCTCATCAAGAATTGACGGCACTAATACATTTATTAAAAAAAATTTATGCAGAAAAAAATTTACAAATTGAACTCAAATCACCTAATGAGTTAGTTAATTTTGACAGAGAAGATTTACTCGAACTGATCGGTAATTTGCTAGACAATGCCTTTAAGTGGGCCCAACAACGTATATTAGTTGAAATCAGTTTTACAGATAATTTAGTCGTTGCGATCGCGGATGATGGTCCGGGATGCAAGGAGGCTGATATATCATTACTTCCCCAACGTGGATTACGATTAGATGAATTAATTAAGGGACATGGCTTAGGCTTAACAATTGTTCATGATATTGTTGAATTCTATGGCGGTTCATTGGATTTTAGCCGCAGTCCGCAATTAGGTGGCTTTCTGGTCACGGTGATTTTACCCTTAGCCCAAAAAAATTGGACATAG
- the purM gene encoding phosphoribosylformylglycinamidine cyclo-ligase produces MDYQDAGVNIEAGRSFVEKIRRGVESTYRPGVLGGIGGFGGYFELPTGYHNPVLVSGTDGVGTKLKIAQGLNSHQTIGIDLVAMCVNDILTSGAEPLFFLDYLATGKLNPQQLSDVVTGIVEGCRLSGCALLGGETAEMPGFYGAGEYDVAGFCVGIVEKNQLLNGSQVNIGDVAIGLASSGVHSNGFSLVRKIVEVNGLNWDDRFDILGEKSLGEVLLTPTQIYVKPILEILKSDINIHGMAHITGGGLPENLPRCLNQGQSIQIDPNSWEILPIFNWIADLGKVEKSAMFETFNMGIGFVVIVPSTQAELTLNWFKNKEIYACQIGEVIEGKGELLGLGINDLTQP; encoded by the coding sequence ATGGATTATCAAGACGCAGGGGTTAATATTGAAGCAGGTCGGTCTTTTGTGGAAAAAATCCGCAGGGGGGTTGAAAGTACCTATCGTCCTGGGGTTTTAGGGGGAATAGGAGGGTTTGGAGGCTATTTTGAATTACCTACAGGGTATCATAACCCCGTTTTGGTGTCTGGCACGGATGGAGTCGGTACAAAGCTAAAAATTGCCCAAGGGTTAAATTCTCATCAAACCATAGGCATTGATTTAGTTGCCATGTGTGTCAATGATATTTTAACCTCTGGGGCTGAACCTTTATTCTTTTTAGATTATTTAGCAACAGGTAAATTAAACCCTCAACAATTAAGCGATGTGGTAACAGGAATTGTTGAAGGATGTCGCCTGAGTGGTTGTGCATTATTAGGGGGAGAAACGGCGGAAATGCCTGGTTTTTATGGGGCGGGAGAATATGATGTGGCTGGTTTTTGTGTGGGAATTGTTGAGAAGAATCAACTTTTAAATGGTTCTCAGGTAAATATTGGTGATGTTGCTATTGGTTTAGCCAGTAGCGGTGTTCATAGTAATGGCTTTAGTTTAGTTCGTAAAATTGTTGAAGTTAATGGCTTAAATTGGGATGATCGCTTTGATATTTTAGGGGAAAAATCTTTAGGAGAAGTGTTATTAACGCCTACTCAAATCTATGTTAAACCTATCCTTGAAATTTTAAAATCTGACATCAATATTCATGGGATGGCCCATATTACGGGGGGCGGTTTACCGGAAAATTTACCCCGTTGTTTAAATCAAGGACAATCAATTCAAATTGATCCTAATAGTTGGGAGATATTACCTATTTTTAATTGGATAGCTGATCTGGGAAAAGTAGAAAAATCTGCTATGTTTGAGACTTTTAATATGGGGATTGGATTTGTCGTAATTGTTCCATCAACTCAAGCAGAATTAACCTTAAATTGGTTTAAAAATAAAGAAATTTATGCTTGTCAAATTGGGGAAGTAATTGAAGGAAAAGGGGAGTTACTGGGATTAGGTATAAACGACTTGACACAACCTTAG